In a genomic window of Streptomyces katrae:
- a CDS encoding Uma2 family endonuclease, which yields MTVMTDQPHMLTEDFEAVARIAARERAGTRLEFIDGVIRSKAMPDGDHGRIIQWLLKICMQSRPELFLHPGQGIKAEQYREGRAIPDGVLAHEDAFVGQGDWVEPDPILMAVEVTSWDSDTRRRDHVEKPRAYAETGIPVYLLIDRAKCEVSVYSQPNGQRYESVHVVAYGKEIELPDPVGITLQTEPLKDWVR from the coding sequence ATGACCGTGATGACAGACCAACCCCACATGCTGACTGAGGATTTTGAAGCCGTGGCGCGCATAGCGGCCCGTGAGAGGGCGGGGACACGGCTGGAGTTCATCGACGGGGTCATCAGGAGCAAGGCCATGCCAGACGGGGACCACGGGCGGATCATCCAGTGGCTGCTCAAGATCTGCATGCAGTCCCGGCCCGAGTTGTTCCTGCATCCGGGGCAGGGGATCAAGGCGGAACAGTACCGGGAGGGCCGCGCCATTCCGGACGGGGTCCTGGCGCACGAGGACGCGTTCGTCGGACAAGGCGACTGGGTCGAGCCGGATCCGATCCTCATGGCCGTCGAGGTAACCTCGTGGGACTCCGACACCCGTCGACGGGACCATGTCGAGAAGCCCCGCGCCTACGCGGAGACCGGCATCCCCGTATACCTGCTGATCGACCGGGCCAAGTGCGAGGTCTCCGTCTACAGCCAGCCCAACGGGCAGCGATACGAGAGCGTCCACGTCGTGGCGTACGGCAAGGAGATCGAGCTGCCGGACCCCGTTGGCATCACGCTCCAGACCGAGCCCCTCAAGGACTGGGTGCGCTGA
- a CDS encoding YbdD/YjiX family protein, with protein sequence MSGAVRAALAKARYFVRELSGEAAYDRYVAHARSHDPEAEVMTRRAFERARTDAREADPREGFRCC encoded by the coding sequence ATGAGCGGCGCGGTCCGGGCGGCGCTGGCGAAGGCCCGGTACTTCGTACGGGAGCTCTCCGGCGAGGCCGCGTACGACCGCTACGTCGCCCACGCCCGCTCCCACGACCCCGAGGCCGAGGTCATGACCCGCCGCGCCTTCGAACGGGCGCGGACGGACGCCCGCGAGGCGGACCCGCGGGAGGGCTTCCGCTGCTGCTGA
- a CDS encoding carbon starvation CstA family protein has product MPEPGAVGTQRTPAARATPQSIAVWVLVALVGAVGWGVLALSRGEEISAAWLLAAALGSYAIGYRFYARFIANRVLKLDGTRATPAERLDNGVDFHPTDRRVLFGHHFAAVAGAGPLVGPVLAAQMGYLPGTIWIVAGVIFAGAVQDMVTLFFSTRRDGRSLGQMARDEIGPVGGAAALLAVFTIMIILLAVLGLVIVNALGHSPWGVFSIGMTIPIALFMGVYLRWLRPGRVTEVSVIGVALLLLAIVAGGWVAESSWADFFTLEKETLVIWMIGYGFFASVLPVWLLLAPRDYLSTFMKVGTIALMAVGVVVAMPTLKMPAVTDFATRGDGPVFAGSMFPFVFITIACGALSGFHSLVSSGTTPKMIQKETQVRVIGYGAMLTESFVAVMAVVAACIIEPGLFFGVNSPAGAIGTTVQSASAAVGHFGFAITPDALAQAAKDVEETTLLSRTGGAPTFALGMSEIFSAVVGGAGMKAFWYHFAIMFEALFILTTVDAGTRVGRFMLQDTLGNVHKSFKDVSWKPGVWLASAVVVGGWGYFLWVGVKDPLGGINQLFPLFGIANQLLAAVALAVCTTLLVKSGRLKWAWVTAVPLAWDVAVTLTASYQKIFSDDVKIGFFAQRDKYQTGIDSGKLLPPAKTMDEMHTVVTNATVDGVLSALFAALIIIVLLDAARTCFKAVSDPGSVRLSEVPWTESKIIAPAGLIATAEEKAQLAAAGLDGGGGRVKDPVA; this is encoded by the coding sequence ATGCCGGAACCGGGAGCAGTAGGGACACAGCGGACACCGGCGGCGAGAGCCACCCCGCAGTCCATCGCCGTATGGGTGCTCGTGGCCCTCGTCGGCGCCGTCGGCTGGGGCGTGCTGGCGCTCTCGCGCGGTGAGGAGATCTCCGCCGCCTGGCTGCTGGCCGCCGCGCTGGGTTCGTACGCCATCGGCTACCGCTTCTACGCGCGGTTCATCGCGAACCGCGTGCTGAAGCTGGACGGCACCCGGGCCACCCCGGCCGAACGCCTCGACAACGGTGTCGACTTCCACCCCACCGACCGGCGCGTCCTCTTCGGCCACCACTTCGCCGCCGTCGCCGGCGCCGGCCCGCTCGTCGGCCCGGTGCTGGCCGCCCAGATGGGCTACCTGCCGGGGACCATCTGGATCGTCGCGGGCGTGATCTTCGCCGGTGCCGTCCAGGACATGGTGACGCTGTTCTTCTCCACCCGGCGCGACGGCCGCTCCCTCGGCCAGATGGCCCGGGACGAGATCGGCCCCGTCGGCGGGGCCGCCGCCCTGCTCGCCGTGTTCACCATCATGATCATCCTGCTGGCGGTGCTGGGCCTGGTCATCGTCAACGCCCTGGGGCACTCCCCCTGGGGCGTCTTCTCCATCGGCATGACCATCCCCATCGCCCTCTTCATGGGCGTCTACCTGCGCTGGCTGCGGCCCGGCCGGGTCACCGAGGTCTCCGTCATCGGCGTCGCGCTGCTGCTCCTCGCGATCGTCGCGGGCGGCTGGGTCGCCGAGTCCTCCTGGGCCGACTTCTTCACCCTGGAGAAGGAGACCCTGGTCATATGGATGATCGGGTACGGCTTCTTCGCCTCGGTCCTGCCCGTGTGGCTGCTGCTCGCCCCGCGCGACTACCTGTCCACCTTCATGAAGGTCGGCACGATCGCGCTGATGGCGGTCGGCGTGGTCGTCGCGATGCCGACGCTGAAGATGCCCGCGGTCACCGACTTCGCCACGCGCGGCGACGGCCCGGTCTTCGCCGGGTCGATGTTCCCCTTCGTCTTCATCACCATCGCCTGCGGAGCCCTGTCCGGCTTCCACTCCCTGGTCTCCTCGGGCACCACCCCGAAGATGATCCAGAAGGAGACCCAGGTCCGGGTCATCGGCTACGGCGCGATGCTCACCGAGTCCTTCGTCGCCGTGATGGCCGTGGTCGCCGCCTGCATCATCGAGCCCGGCCTCTTCTTCGGCGTCAACTCCCCCGCCGGAGCCATCGGCACCACCGTCCAGTCCGCCTCCGCGGCGGTCGGCCACTTCGGCTTCGCCATCACCCCGGACGCCCTCGCCCAGGCCGCGAAGGACGTCGAGGAGACCACCCTGCTGTCGCGCACGGGCGGTGCGCCCACGTTCGCGCTCGGGATGTCGGAGATCTTCTCCGCCGTGGTCGGCGGGGCCGGGATGAAGGCGTTCTGGTACCACTTCGCCATCATGTTCGAGGCCCTGTTCATCCTGACGACGGTGGACGCGGGCACCCGGGTCGGCCGCTTCATGCTCCAGGACACCCTGGGCAACGTGCACAAGTCCTTCAAGGACGTCAGCTGGAAGCCCGGTGTCTGGCTGGCCAGCGCGGTCGTCGTCGGCGGCTGGGGCTACTTCCTGTGGGTCGGCGTCAAGGACCCGCTGGGCGGCATCAACCAGCTCTTCCCGCTGTTCGGCATCGCGAACCAGCTCCTCGCGGCGGTCGCCCTCGCCGTGTGCACCACCCTGCTGGTGAAGTCGGGCCGGCTCAAGTGGGCCTGGGTCACGGCCGTCCCGCTGGCATGGGACGTGGCCGTCACCCTCACCGCGAGCTACCAGAAGATCTTCTCGGACGACGTGAAGATCGGCTTCTTCGCCCAGCGCGACAAGTACCAGACGGGCATCGACTCCGGGAAGCTGCTGCCGCCCGCCAAGACCATGGACGAGATGCACACCGTGGTCACCAACGCCACGGTCGACGGGGTCCTCTCGGCCCTCTTCGCGGCGCTGATCATCATCGTCCTGCTGGACGCGGCCCGCACCTGCTTCAAGGCCGTCTCCGACCCCGGGTCGGTCCGCCTGAGCGAGGTCCCGTGGACCGAGTCGAAGATCATCGCACCGGCGGGGCTCATCGCCACGGCCGAGGAGAAGGCCCAGCTCGCCGCAGCCGGCCTCGACGGGGGCGGCGGCCGCGTGAAGGACCCGGTCGCATGA
- a CDS encoding GntR family transcriptional regulator, whose amino-acid sequence MSTEGATTEPESGPATRTARVPKYYRLKRHLLDMTETLPPGTPVPPERTLAAEFDTSRTTVRQALQELVVEGRLERIQGKGTFVAKPKVSQPLQLSSYTEDMRAQGLEPTSQLLDIGYVTADDTLAGLLKIATGGRVLRIERLRLASGEPMAIETTHLSAKRFPALRRSLAKYTSLYTALAEVYDVRLAEAEETIETSLATPREAGLLGTDVGLPMLMLSRHSLDADGEPVEWVRSVYRGDRYKFVARLQRPAV is encoded by the coding sequence ATGTCCACCGAAGGGGCGACCACGGAGCCGGAAAGCGGACCAGCCACTCGAACGGCACGTGTGCCCAAGTACTACCGGCTCAAGCGGCACTTGCTCGACATGACCGAAACGCTACCCCCCGGCACTCCAGTACCGCCGGAGCGGACGCTCGCGGCCGAGTTCGACACCTCCCGGACCACCGTCCGGCAGGCCCTGCAGGAGCTCGTGGTCGAGGGACGGCTGGAACGCATCCAGGGCAAGGGCACCTTCGTCGCCAAGCCCAAGGTCTCCCAGCCGCTGCAACTGTCCTCCTACACCGAGGACATGCGCGCCCAGGGCCTGGAGCCCACCTCCCAGCTCCTCGACATCGGCTACGTGACCGCCGACGACACCCTCGCCGGCCTGCTCAAGATCGCCACCGGCGGGCGGGTGCTGCGCATCGAACGCCTGCGCCTGGCCAGCGGCGAGCCGATGGCCATCGAGACCACGCACCTGTCGGCCAAGCGCTTCCCCGCGCTGCGCCGCTCGCTCGCCAAGTACACCTCCCTCTACACCGCCCTCGCCGAGGTGTACGACGTCCGGCTCGCGGAGGCCGAGGAGACCATCGAGACCTCCCTCGCCACCCCGCGCGAGGCCGGACTGCTCGGCACGGACGTGGGCCTGCCGATGCTGATGCTCTCGCGGCACTCGCTGGACGCCGACGGCGAACCGGTCGAATGGGTGCGATCGGTATATCGCGGCGACCGTTATAAGTTCGTTGCCCGTCTCCAGCGACCTGCTGTGTGA
- a CDS encoding extracellular solute-binding protein: MKRKLIAAVGVAGMVIGLAACGDSDTKAGAGKASGAKELTVWLTVDAQKNWPDLVKAADDAIVAKHPGLTVKHEYYGWPDKNAKLDAVLATDKAPDVVEMGNSEMIGYMSTGAFAEVDPSKFENSAAWLDALKESVTYDGKAYGVPYYAGGRVGTWRKDIAAEAGITAAPKSWAEYTSALDKIQAAKGDKFSALYQPSPDWYAAMSFVYDAGGAIAKKDGGKWKGALSSPESLKGLKQYKELLDKYMHADKTKDESDRPVVFGQGNSAAIFAAAWEGSTAATPENDKVGGLTDKLENFVQPGPNGKNLPVFLGGSDLAIPTKSKAQDVAAEWINAFTGAQGQKGLIAKGNLPNNKTDLGPLKADPKTQVAATAAESSWFVPTAPGWGQVEKAKILQTMLRDLGTGGKSVEDAAKAADAEIDKVINTK; this comes from the coding sequence GTGAAGCGCAAGCTCATCGCGGCGGTGGGAGTCGCCGGCATGGTTATCGGCCTGGCGGCGTGCGGTGACTCGGACACCAAGGCGGGCGCCGGCAAGGCGTCCGGCGCCAAGGAGCTGACGGTCTGGCTGACGGTCGACGCCCAGAAGAACTGGCCCGACCTGGTGAAGGCCGCCGACGACGCCATCGTCGCGAAGCACCCGGGCCTGACCGTCAAGCACGAGTACTACGGCTGGCCGGACAAGAACGCCAAGCTGGACGCCGTGCTCGCCACGGACAAGGCCCCGGACGTTGTCGAGATGGGCAACTCCGAGATGATCGGCTACATGTCGACCGGCGCCTTCGCCGAGGTCGACCCCTCGAAGTTCGAGAACTCCGCTGCGTGGCTCGACGCCCTCAAGGAGTCCGTCACCTACGACGGCAAGGCCTACGGCGTCCCCTACTACGCCGGTGGCCGCGTCGGCACCTGGCGCAAGGACATAGCCGCCGAGGCCGGCATCACCGCCGCCCCGAAGTCCTGGGCCGAGTACACCTCCGCCCTGGACAAGATCCAGGCGGCCAAGGGCGACAAGTTCAGCGCCCTCTACCAGCCGTCCCCCGACTGGTACGCGGCCATGTCCTTCGTCTACGACGCCGGCGGCGCCATCGCCAAGAAGGACGGCGGCAAGTGGAAGGGCGCCCTGTCCTCCCCCGAGTCGCTGAAGGGGCTCAAGCAGTACAAGGAGCTCCTCGACAAGTACATGCACGCCGACAAGACCAAGGACGAGTCCGACCGTCCGGTCGTCTTCGGCCAGGGCAACTCCGCCGCGATCTTCGCCGCGGCCTGGGAGGGCAGCACCGCCGCGACCCCGGAGAACGACAAGGTCGGCGGTCTGACGGACAAGCTGGAGAACTTCGTCCAGCCCGGCCCCAACGGCAAGAACCTGCCGGTCTTCCTCGGCGGCTCGGACCTGGCCATCCCCACCAAGTCCAAGGCCCAGGACGTCGCGGCCGAGTGGATCAACGCCTTCACCGGCGCCCAGGGCCAGAAGGGCCTGATCGCCAAGGGCAACCTGCCGAACAACAAGACGGACCTCGGCCCGCTGAAGGCCGACCCGAAGACCCAGGTCGCCGCCACGGCCGCCGAGTCCTCCTGGTTCGTCCCCACGGCTCCCGGCTGGGGCCAGGTCGAGAAGGCCAAGATCCTTCAGACGATGCTCCGTGACCTCGGTACCGGCGGCAAGTCGGTCGAGGACGCGGCCAAGGCCGCCGACGCCGAGATCGACAAGGTCATCAACACCAAGTGA
- a CDS encoding carbohydrate ABC transporter permease, with translation MSAAQTTTADLPPAKQKTSPGAGSASTGTPGRPRRKGSGATPWLLLAPCLLIIVLIMGYPLFRLVSLSFQKFGKSELWGFKDPEWVGFDNFSKILGDGVFWSVVLRTVLFAAGAVVLTMVVGMLIALLLQKVSGFVKILISIALVASWGMPIIVATAVFKWLFDADYGVLNYLLSKLPGVDMVGHNWFASGPQGLAVIMLLVVWGAVPFVVITLSAGLTQVPKELEEAARLDGAGAWGVFRHVTLPILKPIIVMLTTLSVIWDMGVFPQVFVMRNGNPEAKFQLLTTYSYQQAFTVNDYATGSAIALVTVLLLLGVVAVYMRQMLKIGEVE, from the coding sequence ATGAGTGCCGCACAGACAACCACCGCCGACCTGCCGCCGGCGAAGCAGAAGACTTCCCCCGGAGCCGGGAGCGCAAGCACGGGCACGCCGGGAAGGCCCCGCCGCAAGGGCAGCGGCGCCACCCCCTGGCTGCTGCTGGCACCGTGCCTGCTGATCATCGTCCTCATCATGGGCTACCCGCTCTTCAGACTGGTGTCCCTCTCCTTCCAGAAGTTCGGCAAGTCCGAACTCTGGGGCTTCAAGGACCCCGAGTGGGTCGGGTTCGACAACTTCTCGAAGATCCTCGGCGACGGGGTGTTCTGGTCCGTCGTCCTGCGCACGGTCCTCTTCGCGGCGGGCGCGGTCGTCCTGACGATGGTCGTCGGCATGCTCATCGCGCTGCTCCTCCAGAAGGTCTCCGGCTTCGTCAAGATCCTCATCAGCATCGCCCTCGTGGCGAGCTGGGGCATGCCGATCATCGTCGCCACCGCCGTCTTCAAATGGCTCTTCGACGCCGACTACGGCGTCCTCAACTACCTCCTGAGCAAGCTCCCCGGCGTGGACATGGTCGGCCACAACTGGTTCGCCAGCGGCCCCCAGGGACTCGCGGTGATCATGCTCCTCGTGGTCTGGGGCGCCGTGCCGTTCGTGGTCATCACCCTCAGCGCGGGCCTCACGCAGGTCCCCAAGGAACTGGAAGAGGCGGCACGCCTCGACGGCGCCGGCGCCTGGGGCGTCTTCCGGCACGTCACCCTGCCCATCCTGAAGCCGATCATCGTGATGCTGACGACCCTCTCCGTGATCTGGGACATGGGCGTCTTCCCGCAGGTCTTCGTGATGCGCAACGGAAACCCCGAGGCCAAGTTCCAGCTGCTGACCACCTACTCGTACCAGCAGGCCTTCACCGTCAACGACTACGCGACCGGCTCCGCGATCGCCCTGGTGACCGTGCTGCTGCTGCTCGGCGTCGTCGCCGTCTACATGCGCCAGATGCTCAAGATCGGAGAGGTGGAGTGA
- a CDS encoding carbohydrate ABC transporter permease yields MTPTTAPAAPAAPLKRVKKSKLGWNVIGLLVFVIVGFPVYWMLNTAFKPAKDAIDPNPHFFPTTFTLDNFRRALEISDFWGPVGRSLIVSTVVVVIGIAVGMLAALAISRFAFRGRKAVIVGILAVQMIPLVAMIIPVFLLLNDLGQYDKLTGLIITYLTFILPFTVWTLRGFIVNIPKELEEAAQVDGCTPTGAFIRVVFPLLAPGMVATSVYGFIQAWNEYLYALMLMSQQNQTATVWLGNFTTLHGTEFAPMMAGSTMMAIPIVTLFLVVQRKMAAGLTAGAVKG; encoded by the coding sequence GTGACCCCGACCACCGCGCCCGCCGCGCCCGCCGCGCCCCTCAAGCGCGTGAAGAAGTCCAAGCTCGGCTGGAACGTCATCGGCCTGCTGGTCTTCGTCATCGTCGGCTTCCCCGTCTACTGGATGCTCAACACCGCGTTCAAGCCGGCCAAGGACGCGATCGACCCGAACCCCCACTTCTTCCCCACCACGTTCACGCTGGACAACTTCCGGCGCGCCCTGGAGATCTCGGACTTCTGGGGGCCGGTCGGGCGGAGTCTGATCGTCTCGACCGTCGTCGTCGTCATCGGCATCGCCGTCGGCATGCTGGCGGCCCTGGCCATCTCCCGCTTCGCCTTCCGCGGCCGCAAGGCCGTGATCGTGGGCATCCTGGCCGTCCAGATGATCCCGCTCGTCGCGATGATCATCCCGGTCTTCCTCCTGCTGAACGACCTCGGCCAGTACGACAAGCTCACCGGCCTGATCATCACCTACCTGACCTTCATCCTCCCCTTCACGGTCTGGACCCTGCGCGGCTTCATCGTGAACATCCCCAAGGAGCTGGAGGAAGCGGCCCAGGTCGACGGGTGCACCCCCACCGGCGCGTTCATCCGGGTGGTCTTCCCGCTGCTCGCCCCGGGCATGGTCGCCACGTCCGTGTACGGGTTCATCCAGGCGTGGAACGAATACCTCTACGCCCTGATGCTGATGAGCCAGCAGAACCAGACGGCCACGGTGTGGCTCGGGAACTTCACCACGCTGCACGGCACCGAGTTCGCGCCGATGATGGCCGGCTCCACCATGATGGCGATCCCGATCGTGACCCTGTTCCTCGTCGTCCAGCGCAAGATGGCCGCGGGCCTCACCGCCGGCGCCGTGAAGGGATAA
- a CDS encoding glycoside hydrolase family 3 protein, with amino-acid sequence MTILAHHTDTVTRDALAVLQPGFEGTTAPSWLLRHVGEGLTSVGLFGRNITSPGQLAALTAQLRREREDVLIAIDEEGGDVTRLEVRGGSSFPGNLALGAVDDTELTRDVARALGRRLAECGVNFNWAPSADVNSNPDNPVIGVRSFGADTGLVARHTAAYVEGLQSAGVAACTKHFPGHGDTNVDSHHALPRIDVDLDTLQTRELVPFRAAIEAGTKAVMSAHILVPALDPTRPATLSPQVLTGLLRKELGYEGLIVTDGMEMNAIAGTYGIERGSVLAIAAGADAICVGGGLADEATVLRLRDALVAAVREGALPEERLADAAERVRALAGWTFRARPDARQEGSRASGIGLEAARRALAVSGTPAPVAAPYVATLAPVANIAVGDETPWGVAEELAALVPGTVSGVYPEGSGAGDVLAAAGERTVVAVVRDAHRHPWMTEALDALVAARPDTVVVEMGLPRSEPRGSLYIATHGAARVCGRAAAEVVAGVR; translated from the coding sequence GTGACGATCCTCGCGCACCACACCGACACCGTGACCCGCGACGCGCTCGCCGTCCTCCAGCCCGGCTTCGAGGGCACCACCGCCCCCTCCTGGCTGCTGCGCCACGTCGGCGAGGGACTCACCTCCGTCGGCCTCTTCGGCCGCAACATCACCTCGCCCGGGCAGCTCGCCGCGCTCACCGCGCAGCTGCGCCGCGAGCGGGAGGACGTCCTCATCGCCATCGACGAGGAGGGCGGCGACGTCACCCGCCTGGAGGTCCGTGGCGGTTCCTCCTTCCCGGGCAACCTGGCGCTCGGCGCCGTCGACGACACGGAGCTCACCCGCGACGTCGCCCGCGCACTGGGCCGCCGCCTCGCCGAGTGCGGGGTCAACTTCAACTGGGCCCCGTCCGCCGACGTCAACTCCAACCCCGACAACCCGGTCATCGGGGTGCGCTCCTTCGGCGCCGACACCGGCCTCGTCGCCCGCCACACCGCCGCGTACGTCGAGGGCCTCCAGTCCGCCGGGGTCGCCGCCTGCACCAAGCACTTCCCCGGCCACGGGGACACCAACGTCGACTCCCACCACGCGCTGCCCCGCATCGACGTGGACCTGGACACCCTCCAGACCCGCGAGCTGGTCCCGTTCAGGGCGGCCATCGAGGCCGGGACCAAGGCCGTCATGAGCGCCCACATCCTGGTGCCCGCCCTCGACCCGACCCGCCCCGCCACCCTCAGCCCGCAGGTCCTCACCGGCCTGCTGCGCAAGGAACTCGGCTACGAGGGCCTCATCGTCACCGACGGCATGGAGATGAACGCCATCGCCGGGACGTACGGCATCGAGCGCGGCTCGGTGCTGGCCATCGCGGCCGGCGCCGACGCCATCTGCGTCGGCGGGGGCCTCGCCGACGAGGCGACCGTGCTGCGTCTGCGCGACGCGCTGGTCGCCGCCGTCCGCGAGGGCGCGCTGCCCGAAGAGCGGCTCGCCGACGCCGCCGAGCGGGTGCGCGCCCTCGCCGGATGGACCTTCCGGGCCCGGCCGGACGCGCGGCAGGAGGGGAGCCGCGCGTCCGGCATCGGCCTGGAGGCCGCCCGCCGCGCCCTGGCCGTGTCGGGCACCCCGGCCCCCGTGGCCGCCCCGTACGTCGCCACGCTCGCGCCCGTCGCGAACATCGCGGTCGGCGACGAGACCCCGTGGGGGGTGGCCGAGGAGCTGGCCGCCCTGGTCCCGGGGACCGTCTCGGGCGTCTACCCGGAGGGTTCGGGCGCCGGGGACGTGCTGGCGGCCGCGGGGGAGCGCACGGTCGTCGCGGTGGTCCGCGACGCGCACCGCCACCCGTGGATGACCGAGGCGCTGGACGCCCTGGTCGCCGCGCGGCCGGACACCGTCGTGGTGGAGATGGGCCTGCCCCGCTCCGAGCCGCGCGGGTCGCTGTACATCGCCACGCACGGCGCCGCCCGGGTCTGCGGGCGGGCCGCGGCCGAGGTCGTCGCCGGCGTCCGGTAG
- the nagB gene encoding glucosamine-6-phosphate deaminase yields the protein MEVVIVPDAKAGGELIAEAMAALVRRKPDALLGVATGSTPLPVYEALAAKVAAGEVDASRARICQLDEYVGLPAGHPESYRAVVLREVVEPLGLTEESFMGPDGSAADVQAACKAYDQALADAGGVDLQLLGIGTDGHIGFNEPCSSLASRTRIKTLTEQTRVDNARFFDDDMDQVPHHVITQGIGTILDARHLVLLATGEGKAEAVAQTVEGPLSALVPASALQLHRHATVVVDEAAASKLKLADYFRHTYANKPAWQGL from the coding sequence GTGGAAGTTGTCATCGTCCCGGACGCCAAGGCAGGCGGCGAGCTCATCGCGGAGGCCATGGCCGCCCTGGTCCGCCGCAAGCCCGACGCCCTGCTGGGCGTGGCGACCGGCTCTACCCCGCTGCCCGTCTACGAGGCGCTCGCCGCGAAGGTCGCGGCCGGCGAGGTCGACGCCTCCCGCGCCCGGATCTGCCAGCTCGACGAGTACGTCGGCCTGCCCGCCGGGCACCCGGAGTCCTACCGCGCGGTCGTGCTGCGGGAGGTCGTGGAGCCCCTGGGCCTGACCGAGGAGTCCTTCATGGGCCCCGACGGCTCCGCCGCCGACGTCCAGGCGGCCTGCAAGGCGTACGACCAGGCCCTCGCCGACGCCGGCGGGGTGGACCTCCAGCTGCTGGGGATCGGCACCGACGGCCACATCGGCTTCAACGAGCCCTGCTCCTCGCTGGCCTCCCGCACCCGCATCAAGACGCTGACGGAGCAGACCCGCGTGGACAACGCGCGCTTCTTCGACGACGACATGGACCAGGTGCCGCACCACGTCATCACCCAGGGCATCGGCACCATCCTCGACGCCCGCCACCTGGTCCTGCTCGCCACCGGCGAGGGCAAGGCCGAGGCCGTCGCCCAGACCGTCGAGGGCCCGCTGTCGGCTCTGGTCCCGGCCTCCGCCCTCCAGCTGCACCGGCACGCGACCGTCGTGGTGGACGAGGCGGCCGCCTCCAAGCTGAAGCTGGCCGACTACTTCCGCCACACCTACGCGAACAAGCCCGCCTGGCAGGGCCTGTAG
- a CDS encoding SDR family oxidoreductase: protein MGVLKGKTALVTGGSRGIGRAVAERLARDGALVAVHYGRNEAAAKETVTAIEAAGGRAFAIGAELGVPGDAQALWAAYEAHPAHTERVDVLVNNAGAATFAGIAETDEETFQRVQALNAQAPFFVIKHGLDRLADGGRIVNVTGTPDLALPAILATIMAKGAVNALTVSLAAALAPRGITVNSVGPGITETELNAAWLADPAARAHAASRSVFNRVGTVEEVADVVAFLASPDSRWLTGQHLDATGGLQLALQ from the coding sequence ATGGGCGTGCTCAAGGGAAAGACGGCGCTGGTCACGGGCGGCAGCCGGGGGATCGGGCGGGCCGTGGCGGAGCGGCTGGCGCGGGACGGGGCACTGGTCGCCGTGCACTACGGGCGCAACGAGGCGGCGGCGAAGGAGACCGTCACCGCGATCGAGGCCGCGGGCGGCCGGGCCTTCGCGATCGGCGCGGAGCTCGGGGTGCCGGGGGACGCCCAGGCGCTCTGGGCGGCGTACGAGGCCCACCCGGCGCACACCGAGCGGGTGGACGTGCTGGTGAACAACGCCGGGGCCGCGACCTTCGCGGGCATCGCCGAGACCGACGAGGAGACCTTCCAGCGGGTCCAGGCGCTCAACGCGCAGGCACCCTTCTTCGTGATCAAGCACGGGCTGGACCGCCTCGCGGACGGGGGCCGGATCGTCAACGTCACCGGCACCCCGGACCTCGCGCTGCCGGCCATCCTCGCCACGATCATGGCCAAGGGCGCGGTGAACGCGCTGACGGTCTCGCTGGCCGCCGCGCTCGCGCCGCGCGGCATCACGGTGAACTCCGTGGGCCCCGGCATCACCGAGACCGAGCTGAACGCGGCCTGGCTGGCCGACCCGGCGGCCCGGGCGCACGCCGCGTCCCGGTCCGTGTTCAACCGGGTGGGCACGGTGGAGGAGGTGGCCGACGTGGTGGCCTTCCTGGCCTCCCCGGACTCCCGCTGGCTCACCGGCCAGCACCTGGACGCCACGGGCGGCCTCCAGCTGGCGCTGCAGTAG